The following are from one region of the Cervus canadensis isolate Bull #8, Minnesota chromosome 21, ASM1932006v1, whole genome shotgun sequence genome:
- the LOC122423753 gene encoding killer cell lectin-like receptor 6, with protein MSDASDYEQHPENTEQTEAIPIVDVEPPLALPPPPPPEDEWRPIPEHTNVNASRFPSSLYGIITVILGIFSLLLLMLCGFFGYQYFQSVQESESKMKSLNQRIESFQNKEKIFLHVKNVVDQNKEILERLQDQNEELNAKGGEGCGSPLSHWVQHRDHCYHQTVETVSWWNCSDLCVSLNATFLKTERSRLMCILKLLAVNHTWLGLSYKEEDNKWKWEDGSLPSSGLEWRLPKPSMDFQGKCVYAGVHTVGIDNCTVSSSCLCEKPICA; from the exons ATGTCGGATGCTTCAGACTATGAACAACATCCag AAAATACAGAGCAGACAGAGGCCATCCCTATTGTGGACGTGGAACCGCCTcttgcccttcctcctcctcctcctcctgaggaTGAATGGCGTCCAATTCCTGAGCACACCAATGTGAACG CTTCTCGTTTTCcctcctctctctatggaataATTACTGTGATCCTGGGGATCTTCAGCCTGCTGCTTTTGATGTTGTGTGGATTCTTTGGTTACCAGT ACTTTCAAAGTGTTCAGGAATCAGAGAGCAAGATGAAGAGCCTTAACCAACGGATTGAGTCtttccaaaacaaagaaaaaatatttcttcatgttAAAAACGTTGTTGACCAAAATAAAG AAATCCTTGAGAGGCTCCAAGACCAGAATGAAGAACTAAATGCAAAAGGAG gAGAAGGGTGTGGATCTCCTCTGAGTCACTGGGTACAGCACAGAGACCATTGCTACCACCAGACCGTGGAAACAGTTTCTTGGTGGAATTGTTCTGATCTTTGTGTCTCTTTGAATGctacatttttaaagacagaaaggaGTAGATTGATG TGTATTCTGAAGTTACTTGCAGTAAACCACACTTGGCTTGGCCTGTCTTATAAGGAAGAGGACAATAAATGGAAGTGGGAGGAtggttctcttccttcttctggcCT TGAGTGGCGTCTACCAAAGCCAAGTATGGATTTCCAGGGAAAATGTGTGTATGCAGGCGTGCACACTGTCGGAATAGATAACTGCACCGTGTCTTCCTCATGCCTGTGTGAGAAGCCTATCTGTGCTTAA